From the genome of Aspergillus fumigatus Af293 chromosome 1, whole genome shotgun sequence, one region includes:
- a CDS encoding allantoate permease family MFS transporter has protein sequence MISLRNCRASCNDSAIHRGIRTKIRNMRGVHTTYAYWACRMSIRGWISPISYVSGTSTGTGTMDEKDDCTHATIEDIKSASLLPDELDRAAERRLLWKCDLHVVPILTVLFMFAFLDRINIGNARLMGLERDLRMTGHQYNIALFVFFVPYILFEVPSNMLLKKMRPSWWLSGIMFAWGVFSSSCAVAEVVSDADSATGILTVCQGVTKSFQGLVVCRVLIGVFEAGFMPGSVYVINMYYRRHELQWRLNVFFSASIVAGAISGLLAYAINNMDGVAGYSGWRWIFILEGLATIVVAVIAKFIVVDWPETARFLNEDERALLLRRLAQDQGEARMDRLDKKSLRRAFSDPKIYLGPLMYFGIVNTGYAVSFFTPTILNQLGWTAVRAQVMSIPIYCVATVIALSAAYTSDRLRHRYLFTLAGCLIATMGYVILLCQASVPVGARYFAVFAITGGGYLTQPILMGWLSNNMAGHYKQSIASAMQIGFGNCGGLVASNIFFKEEAPRYTTGYGVSLGMTWICGAACALFLTYLVRENRIRDAGRRDWRLELPQDEVENLGDDHPAFRFTY, from the exons ATGATTAGCTTG CGGAATTGCCGTGCCTCCTGCAATGACTCGGCAATCCATCGCGGAATCAGGACAAAAATCCGCAATATGCGGGGTGTGCATACGACATATGCATATTGGGCTTGTCGAATGTCTATAAGAGGGTGGATATCGCCGATCTCATACGTGTCAG GTACGAGTACTGGCACCGGCACCATGGACGAAAAAGACGACTGCACACACGCCACCATCGAGGACATCAAGTCCGCTTCCCTCCTGCCAGATGAACTCGATCGTGCAGCGGAGAGACGGCTCCTATGGAAATGCGACTTGCACGTTGTCCCCATTCTCACTGTCCTGTTCATGTTTGCCTTTCTCGACCGCATCAACATCGGGAATGCCCGGTTGATGGGGCTAGAGAGGGACTTGCGGATGACCGGGCATCAGTACAACATCGCCCTGTTTGTGTTTTTCGTTCCGTATATTCTCTTCGAGGTGCCGAGTAATatgctcttgaagaagatgaggccGTCGTGGTGGCTGAGTGGGATTATGTTTGCTTGGGGTGTGTTTAGCTCTTCTTGTGCGGTGGCCGAGGTGGTGAGCGATGCTGACAGTGCCACAGGGATTCTGACTGTCTGTCAAGGCGTCACGAAGAGTTTTCAAGGATTGGTGGTGTGCCGGGTCCTGATTGGGGTTTTCGAGGCGGGTTTCATGCCCG GATCCGTCTACGTGATCAACATGTACTATCGTCGTCATGAGCTCCAATGGCGACTCAACGTCTTCTTCAGTGCGAGTATCGTTGCTGGCGCAATTAGCGGG CTACTCGCGTacgccatcaacaacatGGACGGTGTCGCCGGGTACAGTGGCTGGCGCTGGATCTTCATCCTCGAGGGTCTCGCCACCATTGTCGTCGCGGTCATCGCTAAGTTTATCGTCGTCGATTGGCCCGAGACCGCCCGGTTCCTGAACGAGGACGAGCGAGCGctgctcctccgccgtctAGCACAAGACCAGGGTGAAGCGAGGATGGACCGTCTGGATAAGAAGTCACTGCGACGTGCCTTTTCAGATCCCAAGATCTACCTGGG ACCACTCATGTACTTTGGCATTGTCAATACCGGCTACGCAGTCTCCTTTTTTACCCCCACCATCCTTAACCAGCTAGGATGGACCGCCGTCCGAGCCCAGGTCATGAGTATTCCCATCTACTGCGTCGCGACGGTCATCGCCCTCTCCGCCGCCTATACCAGCGATCGACTGCGCCACCGGTACCTGTTCACGTTGGCAGGCTGTCTCATTGCAACCATGGGCTATGTGATACTGCTCTGCCAGGCCTCGGTGCCCGTCGGGGCGCGCTACTTTGCGGTCTTCGCCATTACAGGCGGCGGATACCTGACCCAACCGATCCTCATGGGCTGGCTGAGTAACAACATGGCGGGTCATTACAAGCAGTCCATTGCGTCGGCAATGCAGATTGGATTTGGCAATTGTGGAGGGCTGGTGGCCAGTAACATCTTTTTCAAGGAGGAGGCTCCACGATATACTACCGGGTACGGGGTAAGTCTGGGGATGACCTGGATTTGCGGAGCGGCGtgcgccttgttcttgactTACTTGGTGAGGGAAAATAGAATAAGGGATGCAGGTAGAAGGGACTGGAGGCTGGAACTGCCCCAGGACGAAGTGGAGAATCTGGGCGATGACCATCCTGCCTTTCGATTTACTTATTAA
- a CDS encoding acetoacetate--CoA ligase family protein, with protein MTVNGSAKPHDVSAEAKELWRHSDPQSTQIYDFMQGLNRKYQLCLQNYKDLWQWSISRPSEFWEEIWHYTNIKAHKQYDRVMSSEKLLFPRPHFFEGSKLNFAENLLYPASSPAEDTTAVISATESDREFVSWKELRERVRKCANSLREAGLQAGDRVAGFLGNHANTVIAMLATTSIGAYWTGVSPDTGVHAVLERLRQIEPKILFADNASLYNGKVHSAHEKIRQIVSELPELQLLVVFETIKSHQFNVDEVKPTQGKACTYDTFLASVSNASAALEFASLDPDHPVYILYSSGTTGAPKPIVHGALGTLLQHKKEHVLHCDIHPGDRLFYFTTTTWMMWHWLVSGLASGATIVLYDGSPFRPLDPEGGNGEMAMPRLIDELSITHFGTSAKYLSILEQASLKPTQHPHRPVTLRTLKAIFSTGSPLAPSTFEYVYSSIHPDIMLGSITGGTDILSLFCACCPILPVYKGEIQCRCLGMAVSAYDYSGSDISGTNEPGDLVCTLPFPAQPVMFWPPGPVGAEKYRKSYFDIFGPSIWHHGDFVRINPHTGGVHMLGRSDGVLKPAGVRFGSAEIYNILLKHFAEEIEDSLCVGRRREGIDTDETVVLFVKLASHGKTPTTMPADLAARIQATIRKELSPRHVPGIVDVCPEIPVTSNGKKVENAVKQILCGLNIKIGASVANAGCLDWYRKWAAEHP; from the exons ATGACGGTCAACGGATCTGCAAAGCCTCATGATGTGTCCGCGGAGGCGAAAGAACTATGGCGGCACTCAGATCCGCAAAGTACCCAGATATATGATTTCATGCAGGGCTTGAATCGAAAGTATCAACTCTGTCTTCAGAACTATAAGGACCTCTGGCAGTGGAGTATATCCAGGCCTTCTGAGTTCTGGGAGGAGATTTGGCACTATACCAATATCAAAGCGCACAAACAGTATGATCGT GTCATGTCCTCCGAGAAACTACTCTTTCCCAGGCCTCATTTTTTTGAGGGAAGCAAACTAAACTTTGCGGAAAACCTGCTGTACCCGGCAAGCTCACCAGCTGAAGATACTACTGCAGTGATTTCTGCCACAGAATCTGATAGGGAATTTGTTTCCTGGAAAGAGCTGCGGGAGCGCGTTCGCAAGTGTGCCAACTCCCTCAGGGAGGCAGGCTTGCAAGCAGGTGATCGTGTGGCAGGCTTCCTCGGCAACCATGCTAACACCGTCATTGCAATGCTGGCGACGACATCAATAGGTGCCTACTGGACCGGCGTGTCTCCCGATACGGGGGTCCACGCCGTTCTGGAGCGCCTTAGACAGATCGAGCCGAAGATTTTATTTGCCGATAACGCCTCGTTATATAACGGCAAAGTGCATAGTGCTCATGAAAAGATCCGTCAGATTGTCTCTGAGCTGCCAGAGCTTCAGCTGCTGGTAGTCTTTGAGACCATCAAGTCGCATCAATTCAATGTCGATGAAGTCAAGCCAACCCAAGGGAAAGCGTGCACATACGATACATTCCTGGCTTCTGTTTCAAACGCATCTGCTGCCCTTGAGTTTGCCAGCCTTGATCCTGATCACCCCGTTTACATACTTTACTCATCTGGCACCACTGGTGCGCCGAAACCCATTGTCCATGGAGCGCTGGGAACGTTGCTGCAGCACAAGAAGGAGCACGTGCTCCATTGCGATATTCATCCAGGAGACCGCTTGTTCTATTTTACGACCACAACTTGGATGATGTGGCACTGGTTGGTGTCTGGTCTTGCCAGCGGTGCCACCATCGTCCTCTACGACGGTTCTCCTTTCCGACCCTTGGACCCGGAAGGAGGGAACGGGGAGATGGCCATGCCGCGTCTGATCGATGAGCTGAGTATCACACATTTCGGGACATCTGCAAAATACCTTTCCATCTTGGAGCAGGCCTCCCTCAAACCAACGCAGCATCCTCACCGGCCAGTGACTTTGCGAACACTGAAGGCTATTTTCAGCACCGGGTCTCCTCTTGCGCCCTCTACATTCGAATATGTGTACTCTTCCATTCATCCTGACATTATGCTGGGTTCCATCACCGGTGGTACCGACATCCTCTCACTCTTCTGTGCGTGCTGTCCAATTTTACCTGTTTACAAAGGCGAAATCCAATGCCGCTGTCTCGGAATGGCGGTGTCGGCATACGACTACTCTGGAAGTGATATCAGCGGCACGAATGAGCCCGGTGACCTCGTGTGTACATTACCATTTCCCGCCCAACCGGTGATGTTCTGGCCACCAGGCCCAGTTGGCGCTGAAAAATACCGCAAGAGCTATTTCGACATCTTCGGCCCATCCATTTGGCATCATGGCGACTTTGTCCGGATCAACCCACACACCGGAGGTGTGCACATGCTTGGCCGAAGTGATGGCGTCCTGAAGCCGGCAGGTGTTCGATTCGGAAGTGCGGAAATCTACAACATCCTCCTGAAACACTTTGCTGAGGAAATCGAAGACTCTTTGTGCGTAGGACGCAGACGAGAGGGCATCGATACTGACGAGACTGTCGTGCTATTTGTGAAGCTCGCCTCGCATGGCAAGACACCCACAACCATGCCTGCGGACCTTGCGGCGCGAATTCAAGCCACTATCCGCAAAGAGCTCAGTCCTCGCCATGTCCCGGGTATAGTGGATGTATGTCCTGAGATTCCAGTGACATCCAACGGCAAAAAAGTGGAAAATGCGGTGAAGCAGATCCTTTGCGGACTGAATATAAAAATTGGTGCAAGTGTTGCAAATGCTGGTTGCCTGGACTGGTATAGGAAGTGGGCTGCTGAGCATCCATAG
- a CDS encoding mitochondrial-processing protease subunit alpha gives MRRSVLRAIESAKPLARVPRSASRSFATLNESKDPAELDQITTLPNGIRVATESLPGPFAGVGVYVDAGSRYEDESLRGVSHIMDRLAFKSTKSRTSDEMLETLESLGGNIQCASSRESLMYQSASFNSAVPATLGLLAETIRDPLITDEEVLQQLATAEYEINEIWAKPELILPELVHMAAYKDNTLGNPLLCPRERLEEINKAVVERYREVFFKPERMVVAFAGVPHEEAVKLTEQYFGDMKAANQAKGPVLSGTGIETTLSDSETAAQEGQVPTVPQFTPSSTITTTPTSKTQSVLSRLPFLKNLSTTASKPASVAPLDPSLVQPSSLDLTRPSHYTGGFLSLPPIPPPANPMLPRLSYIHLAFEALPISSPDIYALATLQTLLGGGGSFSAGGPGKGMYSRLYTNVLNQHGWVESCIAFNHSYTDSGIFGISASCSPTRTTEMLEVMCRELQALTLDTGYSALQPQEVNRAKNQLRSSLLMNLESRMVELEDLGRQVQVHGHKVGVKEMCDRIEALTVDDLRRVARHVFGGHVQNKGQGTGIPTVVLQEGELEGYKLRPFPWEEIQERIARWKLGRR, from the exons ATGCGTCGCTCCGTCTTGCGCGCCATCGAGTCTGCGAAGCCTCTCGCTCGCGTGCCTCGTTCAGCCTCCAGAAGCTTTGCTACGCTCAATGAGTCCAAG GACCCTGCTGAGCTAGACCAAATCACCACATTGCCTAATGGAATCCGCGTCGCCACGGAATCCTTACCCGGACCCTTTGCCGGCGTTGGTGTCTACGTCGATGCGGGATCCCGGTACGAAGACGAGAGCCTACGAGGCGTGAGCCACATCATGGACCGACTAGCCTTCAAATCGACCAAGTCCCGAACAAGCGATGAGATGCTGGAGACTCTTGAGAGTCTAGGAGGGAACATCCAGTGCGCTTCGTCTCGGGAGTCGTTGATGTACCAGTCAGCCAGTTTCAACTCGGCAGTTCCCGCGACCCTGGGCCTTCTGGCGGAGACAATCCGTGACCCTCTGATCACTGATGAGGAAGTTCTCCAGCAGTTGGCTACGGCAGAGTACGAGATCAATGAGATTTGGGCCAAACCTGAACTTATCCTACCAGAGCTGGTGCATATGGCGGCCTACAAGGACAACACATTAGGGAACCCGCTACTCTGTCCTCGTGAGAGATTGGAAGAGATTAACAAGGCTGTTGTTGAGAGATACAGGGAGGTCTTTTTCAAGCCGGAGAGGATGGTTGTTGCCTTTGCCGGTGTGCCGCACGAGGAGGCTGTTAAGCTAACAGAACAATACTTTGGTGATATGAAGGCCGCAAATCAGGCCAAAGGGCCCGTATTATCCGGGACTGGAATTGAGACGACCTTGTCAGATTCAGAGACAGCAGCTCAGGAAGGACAGGTGCCGACCGTCCCTCAATTCACACCATCGTCGACAATCACCACAACCCCAACCTCAAAAACCCAGTCAGTCCTTTCCAGGCTTCCTTTCCTGAAGAACCTCTCTACAACCGCGTCGAAGCCTGCATCTGTGGCGCCCCTTGATCCTTCGTTGGTGCAGCCATCATCGCTGGACTTGACAAGACCTTCTCACTACACTGGTGGTttcctctctcttcccccgATTCCCCCACCAGCAAACCCCATGCTTCCCAGACTGAGCTACATACATCTTGCCTTTGAAGCTCTCCCTATCTCGAGCCCTGACATCTACGCCCTCGCCACCCTTCAGACTTTGctcggcggcggcgggtcTTTCTCCGCTGGCGGTCCCGGCAAGGGTATGTATTCTCGTCTCTATACAAATGTGCTGAACCAGCACGGATGGGTGGAAAGTTGCATCGCTTTCAATCACAGCTACACAGACAGTGGAATCTTCGGTATCTCCGCCTCGTGCAGTCCTACCCGTACGACCGAGATGCTTGAAGTCATGTGCCGCGAACTGCAGGCACTGACTCTCGACACGGGCTACAGCGCCTTGCAGCCACAGGAGGTCAACCGTGCGAAGAACCAACTGCGCTCTTCACTGTTGATGAACTTGGAATCCCGCATGGTGGAATTGGAGGATCTCGGCCGTCAAGTCCAGGTTCATGGCCATAAGGTTGGCGTCAAGGAGATGTGCGACCGCATCGAGGCTCTGACCGTGGATGATCTCCGTCGCGTGGCCCGCCATGTATTTGGAGGCCATGTTCAGAACAAGGGCCAGGGCACCGGTATCCCGACGGTGGTCTTGCAGGAAGGTGAGCTGGAAGGGTACAAACTTCGTCCTTTCCCATGGGAGGAAATCCAAGAACGGATTGCACGGTGGAAGCTGGGAAGAAGATAG
- a CDS encoding putative MFS sugar transporter, with product MIEKILSKRGYNWFISLVAAACMVLYGYDASVYNSVQGSKNWVKFFNDPDENMIGAVNTAYTVGAIFGGFFLGGPIADYLGRKIGMGVGCVLVIASTFMQTWSPRGNIGCFLAGRLIIGIGQGIALTAGPIYIGELAPPEIRGKIMTFWQMFYSVGSFICFWVNYGCTQHKENLGEWDWKMVVIFQLLVPSLILALLPTIPGSPRWFLQRGDNVEKARAALRRVRETEEEVEEEILRIREALEYEKEAISSNYSALWKDKSLRKRMALALVINAGQQVTGQGSLNSYSTKIYQKVFPSAGTIALINALNATFGIIFTLNAVWIIDRFGRKFLLIVGGIGMGLCMIIAAAVETETPSPNGVKTEPVGISIVFLLFLFIFFYKPSWGATVWIWTSEVFSMNVRAQAVGMASQTQNVANAIVQQFFPIFLKNCGFYAFYMFAGVNFLLALFVWFFIPETKQVPLEEIDALFGGANHVTHGERMMIGEKEKHFEDQANEKGDAVTIENLEARR from the exons ATGATTGAAAAGATCCTCTCCAAGAGAGGGTATAACTG GTTCATCTCCCTCGTTGCAGCAGCATGCATGGTTCTCTATGGTTACGATGCGTCCGTCTACAACTCTGTCCAGGGTTCCAAGAACTGGGTCAAGTTCTTTAACGACCCAGATGAGAACATGATTGGCGCAGTCAACACGGCCTACACCGTGGGTGCCATCTTCGGCGGTTTCTTCTTGGGTGGTCCCATTGCCGATTATCTCGGCCGCAAGATTGGTATGGGCGTCGGCTGTGTCCTTGTTATTGCATCCACCTTCATGCAGACATGGTCCCCACGTGGTAACATCGGATGCTTCCTTGCTGGCCGTCTTATCATCGGTATCGGACAGGGTATTGCCTTGA CCGCCGGTCCTATCTATATTGGCGAACTGGCGCCACCAGAGATTCGTGGAAAAATAATGACCTTCTGGCAAATGTTCTACTCCGTTGGATCTTTCATTTGCTTCTGGGTTAACTATGGTTGCACGCAGCATAAGGAGAACCTGGGCGAGTGGGACTGGAAGATGGTTGTCATATTCCAACTGCTCGTTCCCAGTCTGATTCTGGCTCTTCTGCCAACAATCCCTGGCTCTCCACGATG GTTTCTCCAGCGAGGTGACAACGTTGAAAAGGCCCGCGCCGCTCTGCGCCGAGTCCGTGAGACGGAagaggaagtggaggaggaaatctTGAGAATCCGCGAGGCCCTCGAGTACGAAAAGGAAGCCATCTCCAGCAACTATAGTGCGCTCTGGAAGGACAAGTCCCTCCGTAAGCGTATGGCTCTGGCGCTCGTCATCAACGCCGGTCAACAAGTCACTGGACAAGGTTCCCTGAACTCGTACTCGACGAAGATCTACCAGAAGGTGTTTCCCAGCGCCGGAACGATCGCTCTCATCAATGCCCTCAACGCCACCTTTGGTATCATCTTTACTTTGAACGCCGTGTGGATCATTGATCGTTTCGGGCGCAAATTCCTCCTGATTGTCGGTGGTATCGGCATGGGTCTCTGCATGATCATTGCCGCCGCCGTTGAAACTGAAACACCATCGCCGAACGGGGTGAAGACAGAACCCGTCGGAATTTCGATCGTGTTCTTACTATTCTtattcatcttcttct ACAAACCCTCTTGGGGTGCAACTGTGTGGATTTGGACGTCGGAGGTATTCTCGATGAACGTTCGTGCCCAGGCCGTAGGCATGGCCTCACAGACTCAGAACGTCGCCAATGCCATTGTCCAACAATTCTTCCCCATTTTCCTGAAGAACTGCGGGTTCTACGCGTTCTACATGTTCGCGGGTGTCAACTTCTTACTTGCCCTCTTCGTCTGGTTCTTCATTCCCGAGACCAAGCAAGTTCccctggaggagattgacgCTCTCTTCGGCGGCGCCAACCATGTTACCCACGGTGAGCGGATGATGAttggagagaaggagaaacatTTTGAGGACCAGGCCAATGAGAAGGGTGATGCAGTGACTATTGAAAACCTCGAGGCTAGACGGTAG
- a CDS encoding putative nucleoside hydrolase, which translates to MWLPSRREIPIRKYTPYLSTSLPKFWHRFCEQIVACKFAVNYIKRSCPNTQCNLKPHRRTPHLLCRLDEKVPSAPYGGEYDSRAKTIDLSTYHIMAPKKIIIDTDPLTKCEQGIDDILALLLALSAQSEEVELLLISLTFGNIEVRSLPLLTMKSCLRNVVSMFHILEREMQWRREHGRPEGFGALHACRPVIAVGAEDPLEDQKMLADYFHGTDGLGGIHASETWEHMFDPSADPTVIEPIRTGDSAHRSFIASKRPAHQEILRVLRENDPDTVTLVAVGPLTNLALASAEDAETFLRVKEVVVMGGAVNEPGNVTPVAEFNAYADAFAAARVFALTSPNPKTTMPSGTTLPSYPAKLSKQLTLRLFPLDITHRHGMTRGLFRQAVAPHLEAGSPLAEWMSAFMAHTFRTIESLHRDQVGDAVDLSLHDPVCVWYALTAEDAGWKPSDASPEDIRVETTGQWTRGACIVDRRPRQRVEGEEESASDHGHWLSTKAGNRIWRMESSPAEKNFGAILLERIFR; encoded by the exons ATGTGGCTGCCTTCTAGAAGAGAAATTCCCATCCGGAAGTATACTCCATACCTATCTACGAGTTTGCCCAAATTCTGGCACCGCTTTTGTGAGCAAATTGTCGCCTGCAAATTCGCGGTCAATTACATAAAAAGATCGTGTCCAAATACACAATGTAACCTTAAGCCACATCGGCGTACTCCGCACCTACTCTGTCGCCTTGATGAGAAAGTTCCCAGTGCCCCATATGGTGGGGAATATGATAGCAGAGCCAAGACT ATTGATTTATCAACTTACCACATCATGGCACCGAaaaagatcatcatcgacaccGATCCT CTGACTAAATGTGAACAGGGCATCGATGACATCCTCGCACTTCTCCTTGCTTTATCCGCACAGTCTGAAGAGGTAGAATTGCTACTCATCTCTCTGACCTTTGGCAACATCGAAGTGAGGAG TCTTCCATTGCTAACTATGAAAAGCTGCCTTCGTAATGTCGTCTCCATGTTCCACATTCTCGAACGAGAGATGCAATGGCGTCGCGAGCATGGCCGGCCTGAAGGGTTTGGCGCCCTGCACGCCTGTCGACCGGTCATTGCCGTTGGGGCCGAGGACCCTCTAGAAGATCAGAAGATGTTGGCCGATTATTTTC ATGGAACTGACGGTCTTGGGGGCATTCACGCTAGC GAAACATGGGAGCATATGTTCGATCCCTCGGCGGATCCCACTGTCATCGAGCCCATACGCACCGGAGACTCGGCGCATCGGTCCTTTATTGCCTCTAAGCGGCCCGCGCACCAGGAAATCCTCCGCGTACTACGCGAGAACGATCCCGACACTGTCACCCTCGTGGCCGTCGGCCCGCTAACCAATCTGGCCCTCGCTTCCGCGGAGGATGCCGAGACTTTCTTGCGTGTCAAAGAAGTAGTAGTCATGGGAGGAGCAGTCAATGAACCGGGCAAT GTCACACCCGTTGCAGAGTTCAACGCATACGCCGACGCATTCGCCGCGGCGCGCGTTTTCGCCCTCACCTCCCCTAACCCCAAAACCACCATGCCATCCGGCACCACCCTCCCGTCCTACCCCGCTAAACTAAGCAAACAGCTCACACTCCGCCTCTTCCCGCTGGACATCACGCACCGCCACGGCATGACCCGCGGCCTGTTCCGTCAAGCTGTCGCACCCCACCTAGAAGCTGGCTCGCCGCTCGCGGAGTGGATGTCGGCCTTTATGGCGCACACCTTCCGAACCATCGAGAGCCTTCACCGGGACCAGGTCGGTGATGCTGTCGATCTCAGCCTGCATGACCCCGTCTGTGTCTGGTACGCGTTGACCGCGGAGGATGCGGGCTGGAAGCCCTCCGATGCCTCGCCTGAGGATATCCGGGTTGAGACAACGGGCCAGTGGACCAGAGGCGCGTGCATTGTCGACCGACGCCCCCGGCAGCGCgtcgaaggagaagaggaaagtgCCAGCGACCATGGCCATTGGTTGAGTACGAAGGCTGGAAATCGTAtctggagaatggagagtTCGCCTGCGGAAAAGAACTTTGGCGCGATTCTACTGGAACGGATATTTCGATGA
- a CDS encoding basic helix-loop-helix domain-containing protein has translation MSRSRLPPTPSMSGEFIIREQPSVDGADAFALPPAALSPARSASASRRPSKSDSSSYFPASPTSPELTGVGRNANPPRQAGTKRLLEDFDLPPPPTRTRKIIQMKPKTQTQAKPATTNTKPSTKDNGKNQPASNANTAASANSKKKQPSATSAAGRKIARKTAHSLIERRRRSKMNEEFATLKDMIPACRGQDMHKLSILQASIEYVNYLEKCIQDLKTAGSQRSTASPFMPPASPSPTSPEMLGEVRSGTQSTSVSPELLPNGAHTNNTSPAFSPRSRMASTGTAIEFLPAILPSPALGPVRYGEGTMHPPHGSWNVPSSTLTSPVIQPRASNALSGTDADIDHEASTALLMLNRDRRGTVGSIQEGVSCPESRKNSTISIQGSQKKMGMSVKDLLIV, from the exons ATGTCGCGTTCACGTCTTCCCCCAACTCCTTCAATGTCTGGAGAATTCATCATCAGGGAACAGCCCTCCGTCGACGGTGCGGACGCCTTTGCATTGCCTCCAGCTGCCCTAAGCCCAGCCAGAAGCGCGAGCGCGAGCAGGAGACCTTCCAAATCAGACTCCTCATCTTActttcctgcttctcctaCCTCACCCGAACTCACAGGCGTGGGCCGCAATGCAAATCCTCCCCGTCAGGCTGGTACCAAGAGGTTACTTGAAgattttgatcttcctcctccgccgaCCCGGACCCGCAAGATCATTCAGATGAAGCCCAAGACACAAACTCAGGCCAAGCCTGCCACAACAAACACCAAGCCTTCAACCAAGGATAACGGGAAGAACCAGCCTGCCAGCAATGCAAACACCGCAGCATCTGCCAACTCGAAGAAAAAGCAGCCTAGTGCGACAAGCGCCGCAGGTCGGAAAATTGCCAGGAAAACGGCGCACAGTCTTATCGAGCGTCGGCGGAGATCTAAGATGAACGAGGAGTTTGCGACTCTCAAGGACATGATTCCCGCTTGCCGGGGTCAGGACATGCACAAACTTTCCATTTTGCAG GCGAGCATTGAATATGTCAATTACCTGGAAAAGTGTATCCAAGACCTCAAGACGGCCGGCAGTCAACGGTCGACGGCATCGCCGTTCATGCCGcctgcttctccctctcccacGTCACCCGAGATGCTCGGTGAAGTTCGCAGTGGGACGCAATCAACGTCTGTGTCCCCAGAGCTACTGCCTAACGGTGCTCACACCAACAACACTTCGCCAGCTTTCTCTCCTCGTAGCCGCATGGCGTCAACAGGGACAGCGATCGAATTTTTGCCTGCGATCCTTCCCAGCCCGGCGTTAGGTCCAGTCCGCTATGGCGAGGGGACCATGCACCCTCCACATGGCTCATGGAACGTCCCGTCATCTACACTTACCTCGCCCGTCATTCAGCCACGAGCCAGCAATGCCTTGTCTGGAACCGACGCGGACATTGACCATGAGGCCTCCACCGCCCTGCTCATGCTGAACAGGGATCGCCGCGGAACTGTTGGTTCTATCCAGGAGGGTGTTTCGTGTCCTGAGTCTCGGAAGAACAGCACAATATCGATACAGGGCTCGCAAAAAAAGATGGGAATGAGTGTCAAGGACTTGCTTATTGTATAG
- a CDS encoding mitochondrial import receptor subunit TOM22 → MVKLTEVEDEHFAQEKPMATKNNVLLATDDEDEDYTDTESEISVESDLDVEGETLYERVAALKDIVPPSTRRQISSTVSTLTSFTKSSISFSGKALWILSTSAFLLGVPWALAYAEEEQYVQMEREQGMIKGANEVCLRMFFF, encoded by the exons ATGGTCAAGCTCACAGAGGTTGAGGACGAGCACTTTGCTCAAGAGAAGCCTATGGCCACCAAGAACAATGTTCTTCTCGCCacggacgatgaggacgaagactACACTGACACGG AGTCTGAAATTTCCGTTGAATCCGACCTCGATGTTGAAGGCGAGACCCTGTACGAGCGTGTGGCCGCTCTGAAAGATATCGTCCCCCCGTCAACCCGGCGCCAAATCTCCTCCACCGTCTCCACACTCACCTCGTTCACAAAgtccagcatctccttcagTGGAAAGGCGCTCTGGATTCTCAGCACCAGTGCTTTCCTCCTTGGCGTTCCATGGGCGCTTGCCTACGCCGAAGAGGAGCAGTACGTCCAAATGGAGCGTGAGCAGGGAATGATCAAAGGTGCTAACGAGGTATGTTTACGGATGTTTTTCTTTTAA